The Fibrobacter sp. genome contains the following window.
AAGTGAATCCTTAACCGCGAACTTTCTGTAGCTCGGCTCTATACAACTCCTCGATGTGCGAGGGGCCTTCGCACCATAGTTTGAGGCTTTCGTCAAAGAGCATTTTCCCGGTTTTGGAATTCAAAAAATCGGGTAAAACGTCGGCTGCATCAAGATGGTCTTCCTTGGAAATGGACTCGACAACCATAGTCGTCAAAAGTTCCATTGCGGCCTGAATTTGTTCTTTTGTTACAGCCATATGCGCTCGCTTTTGATAAATGCAAGTTGCTGTAATGCGACTGTTGTTCTAAAGCAGTACTGGTCCTTTAATCGTTCGGGGAGTAACAGGCGTATGCATATTTCATCTGCCTGTTGAGAGCCGACATCTCCGAAGGTTCCTGTCATGTAGGTGGTTATTGTGATGTTTGTTGCGTCGTTTGCAATCTTGCCACCGATGATATCGTATTTTTCAAAATCCTGAACAAGGGAATTGAAAAGCCCCTTTTTTCGATGAGCGACAATGCAATGTAGCCAGTCGGCATCGGCTGTTAAAAAGATTTGGGTTCGGAGATTGGCCGGTATGTACTCAAAGGAAGACACTACTCCAAAATTCTGCTGGGTTGGAATTACTCCAGATTCCTGCGCTTTTCTTGTAGAAATCTTTGCAAAGGATTTCGCTTGTTCCTTGTCTGTTGTAAGGTAGAAACCTTGACCGAAATCCTTATACTTGGCGCACTTAGACAAGTCAGGTGAAGATACTTCGCAAAAACTTCCGTGGTACAGAATGGTTCGCTGATTCAAATCAAGCATTTTACACGCCCTTTGACTTGAGGTATTGCCTTATGTCTTCAAGAACCGCCTGGTCGCCTTCAATATGGAACAAGTCCCACATTCGCTTGATATAGTGAAAAACACCCTGTTCCTTGAACTGGGTTGCTACTGCAGCAATAGACGCTCCCGTTTCTTCGGACATCAGCCGAACGAGCCTTGTCTGCATATAGATAATCTGGGTGCTTTCACTCATGTTCTTCAATATATAAAAATTTGGATATGGTATCTTGTAAAACTCCACCAAGTTGGTGGAGTTTGAGAAATGTTGCAAAGTTTTACTTTGATTCCTTGGCAAATATGGTGTCGCCTATTGGAGTTGCAGAAACCGCTCTCGCTAACGTGGCTTCAGTCGCCGTCTAAATTGCTAAGTAAAATGCCTCACAAAAATGCAGGGCATTTGTTCTTTCATGAAA
Protein-coding sequences here:
- a CDS encoding DUF3990 domain-containing protein, which gives rise to MLDLNQRTILYHGSFCEVSSPDLSKCAKYKDFGQGFYLTTDKEQAKSFAKISTRKAQESGVIPTQQNFGVVSSFEYIPANLRTQIFLTADADWLHCIVAHRKKGLFNSLVQDFEKYDIIGGKIANDATNITITTYMTGTFGDVGSQQADEICIRLLLPERLKDQYCFRTTVALQQLAFIKSERIWL
- a CDS encoding DUF3791 domain-containing protein; its protein translation is MSESTQIIYMQTRLVRLMSEETGASIAAVATQFKEQGVFHYIKRMWDLFHIEGDQAVLEDIRQYLKSKGV